The following DNA comes from Candidatus Binatia bacterium.
TGGATTCATCTGGTTCAGTTTTCTGCAAGCCGCGGTGGCCGGATCCAGCTCCTTTCTTTCCCAATGGACCATGGCGACGCCGAAATAGGCCTCCCACATCCGGGGATTGAGCCGCAGCGCGTGTTGGTAATCCTCTAGAGCTTCGTCGTGACGTCCCAGCTTCCGATAAACGTCGCCGCGGTATACGAAAGGACGGGCGCGCCGCCCGATATTGATGGACTTCGTGAAGTCCGCCAGCGCAGCTTCGTTTCTTTCCAACAACGAGTTCAGATAACCGCGGTAAAAGTAGACGGACGAATTTTTCGGGGAAATTGCGATGGCCTTGTCGAGCAATTGCTGCGCCTTGTCGTAGTTTTCGCTATCCATGTACTCAAGCGCGAGCGTCGTATAGGCGCGTGGATTGGTCGGATCCTTCCGCAGCGCGTCGGTCCATAGGGTCATCGGATCGCGCCAATCCAGATTGCGTCTTATCGTGGCTCCGGTGAGAGCGACGAGCACGATCCCGATCGCAATTGCGTAACCCACGCGAAAGCTGCCGTCGCGCGGACGCGACCGCTTCCATTGGCGCCAAAGCCAACCGGCGGTCAGGAGGCTGAGAACGGCCGCCACGACCGATACGCCCGCATAGGCTAGATAAGGCCGATGACCGGTAACCTTGTCCGCCCGCACCACGATGCTGGCTTCCGGCAATAGGGCGATGAAAAACCACAACGTGAAGAAAGTTAAAATCGGCGCGCTCCGACGCGCCCGCCAGGCGACGATGACAATCGCCGCGATGAGCGCCAGAGACGCGAGAACCCGCAAATCCCCGAGCGATGAAGACCAACCAAATCCGGGATAATCCAGGATCAAGGGATCCGGCCAAACATAGAGCTTGAGGTAATAGATCCAGGCGCGAAATTGAGTGAGCAGATAGTTCCTGCGGCTGACCCACGGCGGCGCGACGAGATTTCTTACCGTATTCGGCAAAAGGTTCGACCGTATGGCGAGGTACGCGAGAAGAATACAGGCCAGAGGCAAATATTTCAGCAATCGGCGCGGCTCCTTAAGATACAGCATCAAGGGATTGCGCCCTGCGGGATTGAGAAACAGGACCTCATAAACTACGAGCATCGCCGGCAGGCTAGCCATGGTGGCCTTGGTCGCCATGCCGAGAGCAAAAGTAAAAAAGCCGCCCAGGTGCCACGGTCGGCCACTTTTGCCTTCGGTGTTCAGAGGCCCGCGCAGGTAACAGTAGAAAGAGAGCAGATAAAAGAAAGCCGCGAGCAGGGAGCTCCGCGCCCAAATGTAGTTGACCGTCTGTGTGTTGACGGTGTGAACGGCGAATAGAGCCGCCGCAGTAAAGGGGAGCCAGCCCGCCGGAATCGGCGCGGCGTCCGCTGCGAGCAGCGGCCGACTTCGCGCGATTTCAGCCACAATCAGAAAAATCAACCAGGCGGCTCCCGCGTGGAAGAGAATGTTCGTGACGTGGAACATCGTCGGAGCGGGACCGGCGATGGCATAGTCCACGGCGTAGGTGATCTGTAGCACCGGCCGCCAATCCGCCTTGGTAAAGCGGAAGAGATTAGGATTGGTGAAATAGGAAGGAATATTCCCGAGATCGTGTAAGGCGAAGTTATCGACGATGCCTTCGTAGTCGTCGAACTGGAAGCTGTTCGACAAACTGTTGGCGTAGGCGATCATGCTCAGCAAAGCGACCGCGATCAAAGCGAGTAGTGCCGGAGATATTCGGGCTCGGTGCATGCCAGTTTCGAGAGAATTTATCGGCAGGTGTCCTGAAACGTCCCTGTTGTATCTTACGATGCGGAAAACTGTCAATGCGCAGCGCCTTCCCCGCATTCTACTTGACTTGGAAGAGGTCTCGATGCTAAAAAATAGGGACTTTGAGTCAGGGGGGGCCATGAAAAATTTTCTCACGAATCTGGCTGTCATAAGCATCTGTGTTTTTCTTCTTGCGCCGACGGCGAACGTTGCGGGGTTGGAGCCCTTCGGGAAAGTGGAGTTATCCGGTGGGGCTGAGAAAGAGCAGGGGCATCCTGCCGGCGGGCGGTTCCTGGCCGAAGGATTGGGAGTGTTGCCCTTGATTGGAAACTTTGGCGTTCAGGGCACGTTGAGCTTCATGGGAGGACAGGGCGGGCGAGTTGGCACGACCGCGGGTCCGGTGCTGGGTTGGGACGGCGGAAAGCTCGGCGGGCTCGTGAGCTATCAGTACAGGGATTTGCGGCAGAATCACTTTGTGCATTTGATACCGTCGGTGGCGATCTATCTGCCCCAGGCGAATTTGAATTTGTGGTACGCTCATCCGGTGTCACCGGCGCAGAGAGACGGGCGACACGCGGAGTGGGGAGTGAACAAGCTGCAGGCGACAGCGAGCTTTTTTTCGGCGTCGGACTGGGCCCCGTTTTTACGCAAAGACAACGTGGAAATGATGATCGGCATCCAGGCGAACTCGTTCGCGGGCGGCGGCGATCTCAAGACCGGCGTCGGGCCGGTATTCGGACTGTCGTTTTTGCCGATGCCGGGGGTAGCGGTGAACGTGGTTCGCGGGACGTTCGATCACCGGTCGAGATATCGCGTGATGAGCGGCTTGGAGGTTTTCTTCGGCCGCGGGACAACGACGCTGAAGGATTCGCGGCGGAACTATCTGGAGCCGAATCATGATCTGTTGCTCGGGGTCGGCGCGACGAACAAGCCCCACCGCAGGCCGAGCCCGCCGAGCAGCCCTTAATTAGTTAAACTTTTATCTCTTCTTGGAGGGGGCAGATCGAGCAGCGCGCTCGTTCTGCCCTTTTTTTAGACGGGTTGGCCTACGCGCCTCGGCCGCTCAAATCGGATCACTGACGATAAGCTATGTCGCGCGTTTTAAGCTGGCGCGACGGAAAGAAAGTTCTTCCACCAGCTGGCGGACGGCCGCGGCGGCTTCTGCGACGTCGTTGTGATCGACGTCCAGGTGCGTCACCATGCGGATTTTTTCTTGATCGAGCGGCACGCCCAACACTCCCCGTTGCGCAAGCGTCGCGAGAAAATCGGCCGAAGAGAGTCCGGTTTCGCGCACGTCGAAGATCACAATGTTGGTTTGAACTTTGACCGGGTTCAGCCGGATGCCGGGTATGCGCGCAAGCTCCTGGGAGAGAAATTTGGCGTTTTCGTGATCCACATGCAAACGCCTGGGACCGTTCTCCAGCGCGACCAGGCCCGCCGCCGCCAGGACTCCGGCTTGGCGCATGCCGCCACCCAACATTTTCCGTATCGGACGACAGCGTTCGATAAAAGCCGCCGATCCGACGATCATCGATCCCACCGGCGCGCCCAATCCCTTGCTCAGGCAGAATTGAACCGAATCGAATTTCTTGGTCATCTCGCCCACGGCTTCGCCGAGGACGGCAGCGGCGTTGAAAATACGCGAGCCGTCGAGGTGGACGGGGAGCCCGGCGGTGTGAGAGCCGTCGCAAATCTCGCGGGCGAGGCGCGTCGGATAAGCGGTGCCGCCGGCAAGGTTGTGAGTATTTTCCAAACACACCAAGGCGGTCTGGGCGCGCGCGTACATTTTCGGCCGGATCATCCGGCCGACCTGCTCCCAGGTCATGATGCCGTCTTCGGTCGGGATCAAGCGCGGCAGAAGTCCTGCGACTCCGGCCATCGATGCCATCTCGTTGGTGTAGATATGGGAGTTCTCTTCGCAGATGACTTCTTGGCCGGGCCGCGCGTGCGCGAGCAGGCAGACGAGGTTGCCCATGCTGCCCGAAGGGACGAAAAGCGCCGCCTCGCGTTCGAAGATCTCGGCGGCGCGCGCCTGCAGACGGTTCACCGTCGGGTCTTCCATGAAAACGTCGTCGCCGACCTCGGCCTCGGCCATCGCCCGGCGCATCTCCGGCGAAGGCTTGGTGACGGTATCGCTTCTGAGGTCGATGGGTGTCTTTGCCATGTTTTTTTATTTACGAAGCCGCCCTGAAATTCAACCGTTGCGCTACTCCAACCTGCCTTCCACTTCCCTGATCGTCTCCGGCGACAGACTCGGCCGCACGAACGCCTGGTAGATCGATTCGTTCTGCAGCCACATGATGTCGGCGCGGGTTTTCACCGCGGCACGCATCTCGTTCTGGAGATGCTCCTCCATGCAGTGCGCCCGGATCACGTCGACGCAGAAATCGCCGTGCCCTTCGTCGTGATATTCGTGCACGCGAAAAAAATCGACCGCGGATTTGGGAATCCACGGGTAATATCGTTCCAGCGCCTCGCGCTCCTCTTTCATTCGCTTCGGCCCGCCGCCCTCGAAGACGAGCCCGGTGCCGATGGCCACCGCCCAGTGGCTCTGCTGGACGAGCTGCACGTACATCTCCAGGCCGGCGCGAATGCCCGGCAGCGGCTCGTAGCTCAGCATCTCCTCGCGCGGAATCCCCAGCCCTTCGCCGAGCCTCACCCAAAGCTCGGCATGGCTCGGATACTTGCGGCCAATGAGATCTTCGCCTTCTTCCTCGATCATATTTTCCAGCAGCGCCCGGCGCAGCTCGGGCACCGGACACTTTTGGTAGCGGACGCCGAAGAAACGATGAATGTTGCGAAACTCGTGGAACAGGTTTCTCGCCCATCCCTGCAGTTGGTCCTTCGTGAGCCTGCCGGTGAGTAGGAGCTGCCGGACCGGATGCGGCCTCGGGTGGCGTTTTTGTAAAGTGTCCTGCAAGTCAGAGATCAATTCTTCAGGCGACAACACTCGTCCCATAGGACCTCCTCGCCTTAATCAGCGGCTCAGCGCACGAATCAGTCGATGTAGAAAGTATGCTCGAAAACTATCCCGTAAACAGCTTGGGAGTCAAGTTATCCGCGCTTGCGGCGGCATGGCAGGTCTCAAGTTTCGGATTCCAAAAGACGGATTCCAAGCAACGGGAGGACGGGACATTGTCTTTTCAGCTTTCATTTACTACGATTGGGGCGATGCTTTCCCTCGCGTTGCGCGGCCTGACGAAGCGGTTCGGCTCGGTGGTGGCGGTCGATGAGGCCAATCTCACCGTCCACGACGGCGAGTTCCTGGCGATCGTGGGGGAGAGCGGCTGCGGTAAGACGACGACGCTGAGGCTCATCGCCGGCCTCGAGACGCCCGATAGCGGAACCATCTACATGGGCGGGGTTCCGGTCAACGACGTTCCCGTGGGCAAGAGGAACGTGCAGATGATCTTCCAGAACTTCGCGCTCTGGCCGCACATGAGGGTTTTCGACGAGCGTTCCTACACGAATCTCACCTTGCCGCTAAAAGTGCGCAAATGGTCCAGGGAAAAGATCCGCGACTTCATCCGGCCGATGGCCCGGAAGCTGGGCATCGACGAGCGATTCTTCCAGCGCAAGCCCGGCGAGCTGTCCGGCGGCGAGCAACAGCGCGTGGCGCTGGGCCGCGCCATGACGACTTCGCCGCGTATCTTGCTCATGGACGAGCCGCTCTCCAATATCGATCCGCCGAACCGGCTTAAGATGCGCGGGGAGATTTTGAGCTTTCACCGCGAGAACCGCCTGACCACACTTTACGTCACTCATACTCTTTCCGACGCTATGGCCCTGGCCGATCGCATCGCCGTGATGAGGGCCGGACGCTTCGAGCAGGTGGACACGGCCGAGAATTTGCTGCGCGAGCCCGATACGGAGTATGTGGCCGATTTTTTCAAGGCGTCGGAGCCGAGATTTAAAGAGCCTTTTTCCCGTCAAAGGCCATGAAAAAATCGGCCGTCTTTTTCGTTATCATTTTCGGGCTTATGCTGGGCTGGGACGCAATGGCCGGCGCCGCGTGCCGCGACCTGGATCTCACGCGCCGCGGCTCTGCACTCGCCTACGCCGCCGAGGCCGACGCCGTCATTCAATACTTCGGCCACAACTTTTTTCAGATCACGACGAGCAAGGGCACCAAGATCGTCACCGACCCGCTCGCGCCGGGCATGTACCCGACGCCGAACGTCTCGCCGCACGTGGTCACCGTAGGGCGCGAGCATCCGAACCATAATGCCGTGGAAATCGCGCAAGGCAATCCGATCATCCTGCGCGGCCTTTCCCACTACGGCGCCGAATGGAACCGGACCAGTCTGAACGTGAGGGATGTTTTTATTTACAACTTGCCCATTTATCAGCAAGCGTTCGGCAACGCGCTCAAGGGCGCGGCCTTCATGTTCGATCTCGGCGTGCTTTGCATCGTCCACTTGGGAGACCTGAGCCACACGCTCACGCCGGAGCAGGTGAAGCAGATGGGGCGCGTGGACGTCGCACTGATTCCGATCGGCGGCGTCTTCACCATGCCGCCCGAGACCGCGCGCGAAGTGCTGGCGCAGCTCAACCCCAAGATCGCCATTCCGATGCACTACCGCGACAGCAGCTATATCCTCGAATCATTTGTGCAGGGTCTAGCGACGCGTAGGCTTAACACTGACACGCTTCTCGTCAGCAAGGCCACGCTTCCCAAGAAGACGGAGATCGTGGTGTTGAGACCCAGAGGAAGTTGGGGCGAATAGCAGGGGGTTATTGTGAATCCGGCATCTGTTTGGCAACTGCGCCTAGATGTTGTTTGGGTTCTCGTTCTCCTGCGTATTTTAACTGCCGGACGCCGCGGCGAGCCCAAACCTGAAGTGCATTTATTTCTCGGCGACCGTTACTGGCGTCTTGCCGACTACCATACCGAAAAAGGAAGTAAGCGAAAAGCCGTGCGCCTTCGCGAAAAGGCAAAGCATCACCTCCGTTTAGGAGATTGGCAGCCGCCATTGCCGCCGGCCGTCGCGATGGCGATGCCCGTTCCACAAAGACCGACCTTCACGCAAGCGATCGGCTGGCGCGTCCGAGAGCGCCCGCCAGATGACGCTGCGTGAAAAACCTACACCATCTCGATAATCATCGGCCGTTTTTGCCGGAAGGCGTAGAGGGAGGCGGGGCGGTGGGTGCCGCGGCGTCTGACGTGTTTTGCGGCGACACGGTGTTTCAGATATACTTGAATTATTGCGCCGACATCTTCCTATAAGAGTAAGAGGACATGCCATGTCGAAGACATTGAGAGCCGTCATCCATAAGGGGAAAATCGAGCCGTTGGAGCAGGTCAACCTTCCTGAAGGTTCCAGAGTTCTGGTGACGCTCTTGCCCGACGAGGAGGTTGAGTTCTGGCTGCAGGCAAGCGAGGCTCCACTCGATACAATCTGGGACAATCCCGAGGATGATGTCTATGCCCAGCTCCTCAAAGAATGACATCATCCTGGTCCGCTATCCGTTTTCAGATTTATCCGATGCGAAGGTAAGACCGGCGTGGCGACAAGTTTTTTTGCAGGCTGAAACCTGGAGGAAACGACGAAGACGCTGCGGTACTTTGACACGCCTGACACGAACGCAAGCCGTATGGCTAGAGAGAATTTAGGCGCGCTTGCACATTGGAGAGCGTGAGGCTAAAGTACGCGCATGGACTTGAAGGATCGCATCACCGTTACGCCGAGGATTCGCGGCGGTAAGCCCTGTATCAAGGGTACCCGGATCACTGTTTATGATGTGTTGGAGTATTTAGCTGGCGGCATGACGGAAGATCAGATTCTAAAGGACTTTCCCAAACTCACCCGTGACGACATTCACGCCTGTCTTTCCTTTGCGGCAGCGCGCGAGCGTCGCCTGGCGGTTCCTCCTGCTGATTGAGCCTTCTTTTCGACGAAAACCTCAGCGAGCGGTTAATCAAGCTGCTTCGTAACTCTATCGGGGAAGCAAGCACGTCGATATTGTCGGCCTCGGCGGCCATCCCGATCAAGCAATCTGGAAGTATGCTGGCCGTGAAGGGCTTGTTATTGTCTCCAAGGATAACGACTTTCGCCAGCTCAGCTTTTTATTCGGCCCCCCTCCGAAGGTGATCTGGTTGTCAGTGGGGAACGCCGGGACGGATGTCATAGCTTCGGAGCTCGAAGCTCGCCGCCAAACGGTCGATGCCTTTCTCAATGATCCCGAAGAGGGGTTGCTTGTGATCGAAATCAGGCGTATACGATCCAACCGCTGACCAAAGCTAGACGCAGAGAGCCTGCTACACCATCTCAATAACCATCGGCCGTTTTTGGCGGAAAGCATAGAGCGAGGCGGGGCGGTGGGTGCCGCGGCGCTTCTGCGGCAATTTTTTCAACAGGCCCAGAGCCAGAATTTTTTTGCGGAAGTTGCGCCGGTCCAAGCGGCGGTGCAGGATCGTCTCGTAAACTTCCTGAAGCTCTCCCAGTGTGAACTCTTTCGGCAGCAGGCTGTAGACGATGTTCGTGTACTGCAGCTTGGAGCGCAGGCGCTGGAGCGCGATGCGGCCGACCTGGTCGTGGTCGTAGGCAAGCTCGGGCAGACGGTCGGCGGCGAACCATTTGATGTCCGCGTAGCGCGGCGCCGGGTTGAGAGCGACGTTCGAATTCGGCACCAGCGCCAGATAGGAAGCGGACACGACTCTCAGCGCCGGATCTCGCTCCGGCTTGCCGAACGTGTAAAGCTGCTCGATGTAGCTCTGCTTGACTCCGGTCCTTTCGAAAATCTCGCGCTCGGCCGCCTGGTCGAGCGACTCTTCCGCGCCGACGAGGCCGCCGGGAAAGGCCCACTTGCCGGCGAAGGAACCTTCTTTGACTTGGACGAGCAGGCAGTGAAGCGCACTTTCGCTCAGCGTGTAAATGACGACATCCACCGCCACCCACGGATGCTGCTGATTGTCGGCAAAGCGCGGTTGCTCTGAGTTCATGGCTGCATCGAGCGGTTGCGCTTAGATCTTGAACGCTTCGCGCGTGCCCGGCGCGAAAAGACTTTGAAGGTCGAGCTTCTGTTTGATCAAGCCTTGCTCCAGAAGATAGCCGTGGAGAATTTCCAGCACGCGCTGGTTCGGCGCGAAGCCGTACGGCCAATAGTCTTCGGTCATCAGCGCCCGCGTTTCCTCGTATTCCGCGACCGTCCACGGCAGGCTGATGCGGAGAACGTTGGAGTCATAAAGCTGGCTGAAGGAGTGATCCTTCGCTTCGCAGAAAGCCTTGTAAAGGCTCTGAGCGATCCACGGATGCTCCTCGTAGATCTTCCTCCGGATTACGATGACATGCATGATCGGAAAGATCCCGGTGCGGCGAAAGTAGTCCATCTCCGCCTGCTTGAAATCGGGATACAGCCGGGCGACGCGCGGCGAGCCGCGGAGAAAGCAGGACGGCATGCGCGGAGACATCAAGGCAGCGATCTCGCCGCTCTCGATCATGTCGTTGAGAGTTTTGTCGTTCGGAATCGATTCCAGACGAATTCCCGGCGGGATCTCGAAATCCACGCGGTCCTTGCGTCCGGGCTGCTCCTCGCCGCCTTGAAACCAGAGGATCTCCTCCGGCTTAACGCCGTGCTCGTGCTGGAAGAGGCCGCGGAGCCAGACCGCGGCGGTCATCGTGTACTCCGGCACGCCGACGCGCTTGCCGCGCAAATCTTCCGGCCGCTCGATGCCGGAGGCGGTGTTGACGAAAACGCAGCGGTGGCGAAAAGTCCGCGATGGAAAAACCGGAATCGCGACGAACGAGCACCGGCCTTGAGCCGCGGCGACCAGAAACGCCCCCATCGAAAGCTCCGCCGCGTCGAACTCTTCGTAACGGCACATGCGCCAGAAGATCTCTTCGACGGGCAGGGTCAAGTAGTTAAGATCGATGCCTTCCGGTTTGATCGTCCCGTCGCGCAGCGCGCGCGTGCGGTCGTAATCTTCGCAGGCGAGGGTGAGTGTGATGTCGGGCATAATTACACCAATGTTGAATTATGAATTTTGAGTTTTGAATTCCAATTCAAAAATTCGACATTCATCATTTAGCATTCTGCGCGCGGCTCGCTTCATCCACCAAGGTTACAAATTTCCGTGCATACTTGGCCAGCCCGTCACGCCCTTTTTCAAGCAGGCACGCGTGCAGCGCGGCGCTCCCAAGGCAGATTCCGGTGACTCCGAGGGCGGCATACTCTTTCATGTTGCTCTCGTCCACGCCGCCGGAGACCATGAGGCGCACGTCGGGGAAGGGGCCGAGGATCTGGCGGATAAAGTGCGGGCCGCCGACGCAATCGGCGGGAAATATTTTCACCAGGTCCGCTCCCGCGCGCATGGCGGAAACGATCTCGCTCGGCGTCGCCGCGCCGCTGATGCACGCGACGTCGGCCCCGCGACAGATCGGGACGAGGTTCAGCTCCAGCGTGGGCGAGACGATGAACTGCGCTCCGGCGGCGATCGCCTGTTGCGCGGCATCCGGTGAAAGCACGGTGCCGCCGCCGACGCATATGTCGCTGCGCCTCGCGAGCTCGGCAATGACTCCGACCGCGCCGGGCACGCTGAACGTGATCTCGATGAATTTAATTCCTCCGTCGGCCGCCGCGCGAGCCGTCTCCAACGCTTCTTCGGCGCTCTTCGAACGCACCACGGCCACGAGCCTGTGGCGGTGCATCTCGGAGATCAGGTCGGTTCTACCCATCGGCTAATCTTCAGTCTTACGAACCCCTCACTCTAACCCTCTCCCTGA
Coding sequences within:
- a CDS encoding ABC transporter ATP-binding protein; amino-acid sequence: MLSLALRGLTKRFGSVVAVDEANLTVHDGEFLAIVGESGCGKTTTLRLIAGLETPDSGTIYMGGVPVNDVPVGKRNVQMIFQNFALWPHMRVFDERSYTNLTLPLKVRKWSREKIRDFIRPMARKLGIDERFFQRKPGELSGGEQQRVALGRAMTTSPRILLMDEPLSNIDPPNRLKMRGEILSFHRENRLTTLYVTHTLSDAMALADRIAVMRAGRFEQVDTAENLLREPDTEYVADFFKASEPRFKEPFSRQRP
- a CDS encoding NUDIX domain-containing protein, which produces MNSEQPRFADNQQHPWVAVDVVIYTLSESALHCLLVQVKEGSFAGKWAFPGGLVGAEESLDQAAEREIFERTGVKQSYIEQLYTFGKPERDPALRVVSASYLALVPNSNVALNPAPRYADIKWFAADRLPELAYDHDQVGRIALQRLRSKLQYTNIVYSLLPKEFTLGELQEVYETILHRRLDRRNFRKKILALGLLKKLPQKRRGTHRPASLYAFRQKRPMVIEMV
- a CDS encoding GntG family PLP-dependent aldolase, with protein sequence MAKTPIDLRSDTVTKPSPEMRRAMAEAEVGDDVFMEDPTVNRLQARAAEIFEREAALFVPSGSMGNLVCLLAHARPGQEVICEENSHIYTNEMASMAGVAGLLPRLIPTEDGIMTWEQVGRMIRPKMYARAQTALVCLENTHNLAGGTAYPTRLAREICDGSHTAGLPVHLDGSRIFNAAAVLGEAVGEMTKKFDSVQFCLSKGLGAPVGSMIVGSAAFIERCRPIRKMLGGGMRQAGVLAAAGLVALENGPRRLHVDHENAKFLSQELARIPGIRLNPVKVQTNIVIFDVRETGLSSADFLATLAQRGVLGVPLDQEKIRMVTHLDVDHNDVAEAAAAVRQLVEELSFRRASLKRAT
- a CDS encoding tetratricopeptide repeat protein, which produces MHRARISPALLALIAVALLSMIAYANSLSNSFQFDDYEGIVDNFALHDLGNIPSYFTNPNLFRFTKADWRPVLQITYAVDYAIAGPAPTMFHVTNILFHAGAAWLIFLIVAEIARSRPLLAADAAPIPAGWLPFTAAALFAVHTVNTQTVNYIWARSSLLAAFFYLLSFYCYLRGPLNTEGKSGRPWHLGGFFTFALGMATKATMASLPAMLVVYEVLFLNPAGRNPLMLYLKEPRRLLKYLPLACILLAYLAIRSNLLPNTVRNLVAPPWVSRRNYLLTQFRAWIYYLKLYVWPDPLILDYPGFGWSSSLGDLRVLASLALIAAIVIVAWRARRSAPILTFFTLWFFIALLPEASIVVRADKVTGHRPYLAYAGVSVVAAVLSLLTAGWLWRQWKRSRPRDGSFRVGYAIAIGIVLVALTGATIRRNLDWRDPMTLWTDALRKDPTNPRAYTTLALEYMDSENYDKAQQLLDKAIAISPKNSSVYFYRGYLNSLLERNEAALADFTKSINIGRRARPFVYRGDVYRKLGRHDEALEDYQHALRLNPRMWEAYFGVAMVHWERKELDPATAACRKLNQMNPRERQGYTCLGSLLMHQGHFDEAFKVYRSGVSRFPNDGALWYGLGTAYEELGLYGEAQNAFANAGALMRRPPAEKQRQRTQAAN
- a CDS encoding antitoxin family protein, with the translated sequence MSKTLRAVIHKGKIEPLEQVNLPEGSRVLVTLLPDEEVEFWLQASEAPLDTIWDNPEDDVYAQLLKE
- a CDS encoding MBL fold metallo-hydrolase; the protein is MKKSAVFFVIIFGLMLGWDAMAGAACRDLDLTRRGSALAYAAEADAVIQYFGHNFFQITTSKGTKIVTDPLAPGMYPTPNVSPHVVTVGREHPNHNAVEIAQGNPIILRGLSHYGAEWNRTSLNVRDVFIYNLPIYQQAFGNALKGAAFMFDLGVLCIVHLGDLSHTLTPEQVKQMGRVDVALIPIGGVFTMPPETAREVLAQLNPKIAIPMHYRDSSYILESFVQGLATRRLNTDTLLVSKATLPKKTEIVVLRPRGSWGE
- a CDS encoding iron-containing redox enzyme family protein yields the protein MGRVLSPEELISDLQDTLQKRHPRPHPVRQLLLTGRLTKDQLQGWARNLFHEFRNIHRFFGVRYQKCPVPELRRALLENMIEEEGEDLIGRKYPSHAELWVRLGEGLGIPREEMLSYEPLPGIRAGLEMYVQLVQQSHWAVAIGTGLVFEGGGPKRMKEEREALERYYPWIPKSAVDFFRVHEYHDEGHGDFCVDVIRAHCMEEHLQNEMRAAVKTRADIMWLQNESIYQAFVRPSLSPETIREVEGRLE
- a CDS encoding bifunctional 4-hydroxy-2-oxoglutarate aldolase/2-dehydro-3-deoxy-phosphogluconate aldolase; the protein is MGRTDLISEMHRHRLVAVVRSKSAEEALETARAAADGGIKFIEITFSVPGAVGVIAELARRSDICVGGGTVLSPDAAQQAIAAGAQFIVSPTLELNLVPICRGADVACISGAATPSEIVSAMRAGADLVKIFPADCVGGPHFIRQILGPFPDVRLMVSGGVDESNMKEYAALGVTGICLGSAALHACLLEKGRDGLAKYARKFVTLVDEASRAQNAK
- a CDS encoding DUF433 domain-containing protein, translating into MDLKDRITVTPRIRGGKPCIKGTRITVYDVLEYLAGGMTEDQILKDFPKLTRDDIHACLSFAAARERRLAVPPAD
- a CDS encoding ABC transporter substrate-binding protein, with translation MPDITLTLACEDYDRTRALRDGTIKPEGIDLNYLTLPVEEIFWRMCRYEEFDAAELSMGAFLVAAAQGRCSFVAIPVFPSRTFRHRCVFVNTASGIERPEDLRGKRVGVPEYTMTAAVWLRGLFQHEHGVKPEEILWFQGGEEQPGRKDRVDFEIPPGIRLESIPNDKTLNDMIESGEIAALMSPRMPSCFLRGSPRVARLYPDFKQAEMDYFRRTGIFPIMHVIVIRRKIYEEHPWIAQSLYKAFCEAKDHSFSQLYDSNVLRISLPWTVAEYEETRALMTEDYWPYGFAPNQRVLEILHGYLLEQGLIKQKLDLQSLFAPGTREAFKI